From the Roseateles sp. XES5 genome, one window contains:
- the cbiE gene encoding precorrin-6y C5,15-methyltransferase (decarboxylating) subunit CbiE → MSTPDPASSAAAPWLTIVGIGEDGLAGLGDEAKAALAAADLVFGGARHLELAGAAIRGERHAWLNPFERSVEAVSAARGRPVAVLASGDPFFFGVGVTLSRRIARTEMRVLPAPSSFSLAASRMGWALQDTVSVSLHGRPIDLIRPHLHPGSRILALTSDSDGPAALAALLTESGFGASDLTVLEALGGTRERVSSHRAEAFALQDADMLNVCAVEVTAGTGARILAYTPGLDDALFEHDGQITKHEIRALTLSALAPRRGELLWDVGAGSGSIGIEWMLADPSLKAIAIEGHPERAARIRRNATAFGVPGLSVVEGTAPEALAGLAPPDAIFIGGGGSEAGVTEAAIAGLKPGGRLVANAVTTEMEAVLLARHARLGGSLLRIDIARAAPVGQMTGWRPAMPVTQWRWMKPANKIED, encoded by the coding sequence TTGTCCACGCCTGATCCCGCCTCTTCCGCCGCCGCCCCGTGGCTCACCATCGTCGGGATCGGCGAGGACGGTCTAGCCGGTCTCGGCGACGAGGCCAAGGCCGCCCTCGCGGCAGCCGACCTCGTCTTCGGCGGCGCGCGCCATCTGGAGCTTGCCGGCGCCGCCATCCGCGGCGAACGACATGCCTGGCTCAACCCCTTCGAGCGTTCGGTCGAGGCGGTATCGGCTGCCCGTGGCCGGCCCGTCGCGGTGCTGGCCTCCGGCGACCCCTTCTTCTTCGGCGTCGGCGTCACGCTCTCCCGCCGCATCGCGCGCACGGAAATGCGCGTCCTGCCCGCCCCGTCCTCCTTCAGCCTTGCCGCCTCGCGCATGGGCTGGGCGCTGCAGGACACGGTCAGCGTTTCCCTGCACGGCCGCCCGATCGATCTCATCCGCCCGCATCTTCATCCCGGCAGCCGCATCCTCGCCCTGACTTCGGACAGTGACGGGCCCGCCGCCCTGGCGGCCCTTCTTACGGAGAGCGGCTTCGGCGCATCGGATCTCACGGTTCTCGAAGCGCTCGGCGGGACGCGCGAACGGGTCAGCAGCCACCGCGCCGAAGCCTTCGCCCTTCAAGATGCCGACATGCTGAATGTCTGCGCCGTGGAGGTTACGGCCGGTACAGGCGCGCGCATCCTTGCCTATACGCCCGGTCTCGACGACGCGCTCTTCGAGCATGACGGCCAGATCACCAAGCACGAAATCCGCGCCCTGACGCTCTCGGCGCTGGCGCCGCGCCGCGGGGAGTTGCTCTGGGATGTCGGCGCCGGCTCGGGCTCCATCGGCATCGAATGGATGCTGGCCGACCCCTCGCTCAAGGCCATCGCCATCGAGGGCCATCCCGAGCGCGCCGCCCGCATCCGCCGCAATGCGACGGCGTTCGGCGTGCCGGGCCTTTCCGTCGTGGAAGGCACGGCACCGGAAGCGCTGGCCGGGCTTGCCCCGCCGGATGCGATCTTCATCGGCGGCGGCGGCAGCGAGGCTGGCGTGACGGAGGCCGCCATAGCGGGTCTGAAACCCGGCGGGCGACTGGTCGCCAATGCCGTGACCACCGAAATGGAGGCCGTGCTGCTCGCTCGTCACGCCCGGCTCGGCGGCTCGCTCCTTCGCATCGATATCGCGCGGGCCGCGCCCGTCGGCCAGATGACGGGCTGGCGGCCGGCCATGCCCGTTACACAATGGCGCTGGATGAAGCCGGCCAACAAAATCGAGGACTGA
- a CDS encoding LysR substrate-binding domain-containing protein, producing the protein MMTLEQLRIFVAVAEREHLTQAAEALHLTPSAVSSAVRVLEDRYGIALFHRTGRRIELTEAGLAFLPEAKATLARAESADLFLTEIGGLKRGTLAVAASQTVGGYWLPPLLMRFHAVYPAIGIRTVGGNTEQVAEAVLEGRVELGIIEGEVDHPALSQRIVARDRVLVVAPAGHPLADGPITPDALTQARWVLREPGSGTRSALTSVLDETALDVALSLPSNEAVRSAVLAGNALTAVSEYVVRDDLAAGRLVTVAFDLPERAFRLLRHKERYRSRAALAFEALL; encoded by the coding sequence ATGATGACGCTGGAACAACTCCGCATCTTCGTCGCCGTGGCGGAGCGGGAGCATCTGACGCAGGCCGCCGAGGCCCTGCATCTCACGCCCTCTGCGGTGAGTTCGGCGGTGCGCGTGCTGGAGGACCGCTACGGCATCGCGCTCTTCCACCGCACGGGCCGGCGCATCGAACTGACGGAGGCGGGCCTTGCCTTCCTGCCGGAAGCGAAGGCGACGCTGGCGCGGGCCGAAAGTGCGGACCTTTTCCTCACCGAAATCGGCGGGTTGAAGCGCGGCACGCTGGCCGTGGCCGCCAGCCAGACGGTGGGGGGCTACTGGCTGCCGCCGCTGCTGATGCGCTTCCACGCGGTCTATCCGGCCATCGGCATCCGCACGGTGGGGGGCAATACGGAACAGGTGGCCGAGGCCGTTCTGGAGGGGCGGGTGGAGTTGGGCATCATCGAGGGCGAAGTGGACCACCCGGCCCTGTCGCAGCGCATCGTCGCCCGCGACCGGGTGCTCGTCGTCGCGCCCGCCGGCCATCCGCTTGCGGACGGGCCGATCACGCCCGACGCGCTCACGCAGGCCCGCTGGGTGTTGCGGGAACCCGGATCCGGCACACGCAGTGCGCTGACCTCGGTGCTCGACGAGACGGCGCTGGACGTTGCGTTGTCGCTGCCGTCGAACGAGGCGGTGCGCAGCGCCGTGCTTGCCGGCAATGCGCTGACGGCAGTGTCGGAATATGTGGTGCGGGACGACCTTGCCGCCGGCCGGCTCGTGACCGTCGCCTTCGATCTGCCCGAGCGCGCCTTCCGGCTGCTGCGGCACAAGGAACGGTATCGTTCCCGGGCCGCGCTTGCCTTCGAGGCGCTGCTTTAG
- the cobM gene encoding precorrin-4 C(11)-methyltransferase: protein MTVHFIGAGPGAADLITVRGRDLIGKCPVCLYAGSIVSPELLQYCPPGARIVDTAPMSLDEIEAEYVRAAEAGEDVARLHSGDLSVWSAVAEQIRRLEKNGIAYTMTPGVPSFAAAASALGRELTIPAVAQSLVLTRVSGRASPMPGRETLAGFGATGATLAIHLAIHALDKVVEDLTPLYGADCPVAIVVKASWPDERVVRGTLADITAKVAEEPIERTALIFVGRTLAAEDFRESSLYDPAYQRRFRGRGD, encoded by the coding sequence ATGACCGTTCACTTCATCGGCGCCGGCCCCGGCGCTGCCGACCTCATCACCGTGCGCGGCCGCGATCTCATCGGCAAATGCCCCGTCTGCCTCTATGCCGGCTCCATCGTCTCGCCGGAACTGCTGCAATATTGCCCGCCCGGGGCGCGCATCGTCGATACCGCACCGATGTCCCTCGACGAGATCGAGGCGGAATATGTCCGCGCAGCGGAAGCAGGCGAGGATGTGGCGCGCCTCCATTCCGGCGATCTTTCCGTCTGGAGCGCCGTTGCCGAGCAGATCCGCCGTCTCGAGAAAAACGGCATCGCCTATACGATGACGCCGGGCGTGCCCTCCTTCGCCGCCGCGGCGTCGGCGCTCGGCCGCGAACTCACCATTCCAGCCGTCGCGCAGAGCCTTGTGCTCACCCGCGTTTCCGGCCGCGCCTCGCCGATGCCCGGCCGCGAAACGCTGGCAGGCTTCGGCGCGACGGGCGCGACCCTCGCCATCCATCTCGCCATCCATGCGCTCGACAAGGTGGTCGAAGACCTGACGCCGCTCTACGGCGCCGATTGCCCCGTCGCCATCGTGGTCAAGGCCTCCTGGCCGGACGAGCGCGTGGTGCGCGGCACGCTGGCCGATATCACGGCCAAGGTGGCGGAAGAGCCGATCGAGCGCACGGCACTGATTTTCGTCGGCCGCACGCTGGCGGCGGAGGATTTCCGCGAAAGCTCGCTCTACGATCCCGCCTATCAGCGCCGCTTCCGCGGCCGCGGCGACTAG